In a genomic window of Ranitomeya imitator isolate aRanImi1 chromosome 5, aRanImi1.pri, whole genome shotgun sequence:
- the LOC138637744 gene encoding uncharacterized protein: MANPKKCAIGLEEARYLGYVIGCGVIEPQINNIEAIENKPRPVTTKQARALLGIVGYYWRFIPNFSGKTTPLADLLKEEKKKLVTVQWSPQAEEAYRSVKVALCGQPILISPNFKRDFIV, encoded by the coding sequence ATGGCAAATCCCAAGAAATGTGCAATAGGGTTGGAGGAAGCCCGCTACTTAGGATACGTGATCGGGTGTGGGGTTATCGAACCTCAAATAAATAATATCGAGGCCATAGAGAATAAGCCCCGACCTGTTACCACCAAACAGGCGAGAGCACTTCTTGGCATTGTTGGGTATTACTGGAGGTTTATACCTAATTTCTCTGGGAAAACAACACCACTAGCCGATCTcctaaaggaggaaaaaaaaaaattggtcacggTGCAGTGGAGCCCTCAAGCGGAGGAAGCATACCGGTCTGTGAAAGTGGCGCTGTGTGGACAACCCAtcctcatcagccccaacttcaagaGAGACTTCATTGTGTAG